The proteins below come from a single Gossypium raimondii isolate GPD5lz chromosome 2, ASM2569854v1, whole genome shotgun sequence genomic window:
- the LOC105789049 gene encoding spermidine coumaroyl-CoA acyltransferase: MATHSSIMFSVDRKDIAFVKPSKPTPSHLLSLSTIDNDLNLELMCHTVFVYQSNADFCTKGEEIKDPASIIKEALSNLLVYYYPLAGKMKRETDGKLRITCNTDDGVPFLVATANCKLSSLNYLDGIDVKTGKEFALDFPSESDDGYHPLVMQVTKFVCGGFTIALSLSHSVCDGFGAAQVFQALAELASGNNEPSVKPVWDRHLLVAKPIEAIPSDMLDKASSATSPYLPSTDIVHDCFYVTDDSIKTLKMNLIKESKDETVTSLEVLSAYIWRARFRALKLNPDGKTIFSMAVGMRRTVKPPLPEGYYGNAFTAANASMTGKELNEGSLTKAVKQIKEGKKLATNNDYIWNLMSINEKLRELNMKFEAASGATMVITDWRRLGLVEDIDFGWKGCVNMIPLPWNMFGYVDLVFLLPPCKLDQSMKGGARVLVSLPRAAIAKFREEMDALKHGDDAAGH; this comes from the coding sequence ATGGCAACCCACAGTAGCATCATGTTCTCAGTAGACAGAAAAGACATAGCGTTCGTTAAACCCTCCAAACCAACACCCTCACACCTTCTATCTCTCTCCACCATTGACAATGATCTTAACCTTGAGCTCATGTGCCACACTGTTTTCGTATACCAATCAAATGCCGATTTTTGTACTAAGGGAGAAGAGATAAAAGATCCAGCTTCAATAATCAAGGAAGCTCTCTCCAACCTCTTGGTTTATTACTATCCACTAGCAGGGAAGATGAAGAGGGAGACTGATGGGAAACTTCGAATCACTTGCAATACTGATGATGGGGTGCCTTTCTTAGTAGCAACTGCGAATTGCAAGCTCTCTTCGTTGAATTACTTGGACGGCATAGATGTTAAAACTGGTAAAGAATTTGCCTTGGATTTCCCATCAGAATCTGACGATGGTTATCACCCTTTAGTCATGCAGGTGACCAAGTTCGTATGTGGAGGGTTCACCATTGCTTTGAGCTTATCACACTCGGTTTGCGATGGCTTTGGTGCAGCTCAGGTCTTTCAAGCCTTGGCTGAGCTTGCAAGTGGTAACAACGAGCCCTCGGTTAAACCAGTATGGGATAGGCACTTACTGGTAGCCAAACCTATCGAAGCAATCCCTTCAGATATGCTCGATAAGGCCTCGTCTGCAACATCACCATATCTGCCATCTACTGACATAGTCCATGATTGCTTTTATGTAACCGACGACAGCATAAAAACCTTGAAAATGAATTTGATCAAAGAAAGCAAAGATGAAACAGTGACCAGCCTTGAGGTCCTATCAGCCTATATATGGAGAGCAAGGTTCAGAGCATTAAAATTGAACCCAGATGGAAAAACAATTTTCTCCATGGCTGTAGGTATGAGACGCACTGTGAAACCACCATTGCCTGAAGGATACTATGGCAATGCTTTCACCGCAGCAAATGCATCCATGACAGGGAAGGAACTCAATGAAGGGTCGCTCACAAAAGCTGTGAAACAAATCAAGGAGGGCAAAAAGCTTGCCACCAACAATGACTATATATGGAACTTGATGAGCATTAACGAGAAACTGAGGGAACTAAACATGAAGTTTGAAGCAGCCAGTGGTGCAACCATGGTGATAACAGACTGGAGACGGTTGGGTCTAGTGGAAGACATAGATTTTGGATGGAAAGGATGTGTGAACATGATACCATTGCCGTGGAACATGTTTGGGTACGTGGATTTGGTGTTTTTATTGCCTCCTTGCAAACTGGACCAATCAATGAAAGGCGGAGCTAGGGTGTTGGTTTCCCTACCTAGAGCTGCTATTGCCAAATTCAGGGAAGAAATGGATGCTCTCAAGCATGGTGACGATGCTGCTGGCCATTAG
- the LOC105789050 gene encoding RNA-directed DNA methylation 4, producing MASNGESSSTPPQSTTDKPVIVRVKRKVSQFRLDAFWLEINERPLKRPFSDFEKLSISESSQREELKSKKVFVRHVDTLTSSQATVDIVQSFIPNSADVTDGNTKSQEGRRPQKTNYRQEQLSKSIQKQEEMAKNARFEQIWRSRRGKKEAVDEMYHFYDVLRVEVEEKSNSMQIEEESLEDRELLSSYLPLLREFIPAAAAEIESDIRAYMFEKDADGYVYDYYTVKNDMDVGEEDMASNPFPLVKVDDEDFYDVPYESEYDSEDSNAEDNPRNDYPDESSEEEEEEEDEDEETKASDQSGEGSSKSSEVGSVSGYDEEVLYEVDPYDDINGDSNHLGHGNSDYDTDGEDWRWSYR from the exons GCAAAGTCTCTCAGTTTCGTCTTGATGCTTTCT GGCTGGAAATCAATGAGAGACCTTTGAAACGCCCCTTTTCTGATTTTGAGAAACTATCGATATCTGAATCGTCCCAAAGAG AGGAGTTGAAGAGTAAGAAAGTATTTGTGCGGCATGTGGATACACTGACAAGCTCTCAGGCTACAGTTGATATTGTGCAATCTTTTATA CCGAATTCTGCTGATGTTACTGACGGTAATACAAAGAGTCAGGAAGGAAGGCGCCCTCAGAAAACCAATTAT CGTCAAGAGCAGCTATCTAAATCCATCCAAAAGCAAGAG GAAATGGCAAAAAATGCTCGTTTTGAACAAATATGGAGGAGCAGAAGAGGTAAAAAAGAGGCAGTTGATGAAATGTACCATTTCTATGATGTTCTTCGTGTTGAGGTTGAGGAAAAGTCTAATAGCATGCAAATTGA AGAGGAATCCTTGGAAGATCGCGAGCTTTTATCTAGTTATTTGCCTCTATTAAGAGAGTTTATCCCTGCAGCTGCTGCTGAAATTGAATCTGATATTCGAGCTTACatgtttgaaaaag ATGCAGATGGATATGTGTATGACTACTACACTGTGAAGAATGACATGGATGTAGGTGAGGAGGATATGGCTTCAAATCCATTCCCACT GGTAAAGGTGGATGATGAGGATTTCTATGATGTGCCATATGAGTCAGAATATGATAGTGAAGATTCAAATG CTGAAGATAATCCAAGAAATGATTATCCTGATGAATCATctgaagaggaggaggaggaagaggaTGAGGATGAGGAGACTAAAGCGTCTGATCAATCAGGAGAAGGAAGTAGCAAATCTTCAGAAGTTGGGAGCGTGAGTGGCTATGATGAAGAAGTTTTATATGAAGTTGATCCCTATGATGATATCAATGGCGATTCTAATCATCTTGGTCATGGTAATAGCGATTATGATACTGACGGTGAAGATTGGAGATGGTCTTACAGATGA